One stretch of Falco naumanni isolate bFalNau1 chromosome 7, bFalNau1.pat, whole genome shotgun sequence DNA includes these proteins:
- the VASH1 gene encoding LOW QUALITY PROTEIN: tubulinyl-Tyr carboxypeptidase 1 (The sequence of the model RefSeq protein was modified relative to this genomic sequence to represent the inferred CDS: deleted 1 base in 1 codon), translated as MPMPGGGGAAAAARHPPAGEAAAPRDEEQQEEEGEEDLRDGGVPFFVNRGGLPVDEPTWERMWRHVGRIHPEGDRVAQRIRGAADLPKIAIPSVPAFQPSTPIPERLEAVQRYIRELQYNHTGTQFFEIKKSRPLTGLMDLAKEMTKEALPIKCLEAVILGIYLTNNMTTLDRFPISFKTHFSGNYFRHIVLGVNFGGRYGALGISRREELMYKAPVFRTLSELIFDFEEAYRRCWHTLKKVKLGHCVSHDPHSVEQIEWKHSILDLDKLTREDFRKELERHARDMRLKIGKGTGPPSPTKDRKKDVSSPQRGQASPHRRNSRGDRRPSGEKKPADSKAMPDLNGYQIRV; from the exons ATGCCGatgccggggggcggc ggggccgcggccgccgccagGCACCCCCCGGCCGGCGAGGCGGCGGCACCGCGGGAcgaggagcagcaggaggaagagggcGAGGAGGATCTCCGCGACGGCGGCGTCCCCTTCTTCGTCAACCGCGGCGGGCTGCCGGTGGACGAGCCCACCTGGGAGCGGATGTGGCGGCATGTGGGCAGGATCCACCCCGAGGGGGACCGGGTGGCGCAGAGGATCCGGGGCGCCGCCGACCTGCCCAAG ATTGCCATACCAAGTGTGCCTGCGTTCCAGCCGTCCACCCCCATCCCTGAGCGCCTGGAAGCTGTACAGCGCTACATCAGGGAGCTTCA GTACAATCACACTGGGACACAATTCTTTGAGATTAAGAAGAGCAGACCTCTGACTGG GCTGATGGATCTGGCCAAAGAAATGACCAAAGAGGCCCTGCCAATTAAATGCCTGGAAGCTGTGATCCTGGGAAT TTACCTCACCAACAACATGACCACGCTGGACCGTTTCCCCATCAGCTTCAAAACCCACTTCTCAGGGAACTACTTCCGACACATTGTGCTGGGGGTGAACTTTGGAGGCCGCTATGGGGCACTGGGCATCAGCCGACGTGAGGAGCTCATGTACAAAGCACCCGTCTTCCGCACACTGAGTGAACTCATCTTTGACTTTGAGGAGGCATATCGCCGCTGCTGGCACACTCTCAAAAAGGTGAAGCTGGGCCACTGTGTGTCCCATGACCCACACAGTGTGGAGCAGATCGAGTGGAAGCACTCCATCCTGGATCTAGACAAGCTAACCCGGGAGGACTTCCGCAAAGAGCTTGAGAGACATGCCCGTGATATGCGGCTGAAG ATTGGCAAAGGAACTGGGCCACCATCTCCCACcaaggacagaaagaaagatgtCTCCTCCCCACAGAGAGGTCAGGCCAGCCCCCATCGGCGCAACAGCCGCGGAGACCGACG GCCATCTGGTGAGAAGAAGCCTGCCGATTCCAAAGCCATGCCAGACCTCAATGGGTACCAGATCCGGGTGTGA